A genome region from Ursus arctos isolate Adak ecotype North America unplaced genomic scaffold, UrsArc2.0 scaffold_18, whole genome shotgun sequence includes the following:
- the FAM219A gene encoding protein FAM219A isoform X3, whose product MMEEIDRFQDPAAASISDGDCDAREGESVAMNYKPSPLQVKLEKQRELARKGSLKNGSMGSPVNQQPKKNNVMARTRLVVPNKGYSSLDQSPDEKPLVALDTDSDDDFDMSRYSSSGYSSAEQINQDLNIQLLKDGYRLDEIPDDEDLDLIPPKSVNPTCMCCQATSSTACHIQ is encoded by the exons GACCCAGCCGCCGCCTCCATCTCAGACGGGGACTGTGACGCCCGGGAGGGTGAGTCAGTAGCCATGAATTACAAACCATCCCCGCTCCAAGTGAAGCTGG AGAAGCAGCGGGAGCTGGCCCGGAAGGGCTCCCTGAAGAATGGCAGCATGGGTAGCCCCGTCAACCAGCAACCCAAGAAGAACAATGTCATGGCCCGGACAAG GCTGGTCGTCCCCAATAAAGGCTACTCCTCGCTTGACCAGAGCCCAGATGAGAAGCCACTGGTAGCCCTTGACACGGACAG CGATGATGACTTTGACATGTCCAGATACTCCTCCTCTGGCTACTCCTCTGCTGAG CAGATCAACCAAGATTTGAACATCCAGCTGCTGAAGGATGGCTACCGGTTAGACGAGATCCCTGATGACGAAGACCTGGACCTCATCCCCCCCAAGTCCGTGAACCCCACCTGCATGTGCTGCCAGGCCACGTCCTCTACCGCCTGCCACATTCAGTAG
- the FAM219A gene encoding protein FAM219A isoform X7 — protein sequence MMEEIDRFQDPAAASISDGDCDAREEKQRELARKGSLKNGSMGSPVNQQPKKNNVMARTRLVVPNKGYSSLDQSPDEKPLVALDTDSDDDFDMSRYSSSGYSSAEINQDLNIQLLKDGYRLDEIPDDEDLDLIPPKSVNPTCMCCQATSSTACHIQ from the exons GACCCAGCCGCCGCCTCCATCTCAGACGGGGACTGTGACGCCCGGGAGG AGAAGCAGCGGGAGCTGGCCCGGAAGGGCTCCCTGAAGAATGGCAGCATGGGTAGCCCCGTCAACCAGCAACCCAAGAAGAACAATGTCATGGCCCGGACAAG GCTGGTCGTCCCCAATAAAGGCTACTCCTCGCTTGACCAGAGCCCAGATGAGAAGCCACTGGTAGCCCTTGACACGGACAG CGATGATGACTTTGACATGTCCAGATACTCCTCCTCTGGCTACTCCTCTGCTGAG ATCAACCAAGATTTGAACATCCAGCTGCTGAAGGATGGCTACCGGTTAGACGAGATCCCTGATGACGAAGACCTGGACCTCATCCCCCCCAAGTCCGTGAACCCCACCTGCATGTGCTGCCAGGCCACGTCCTCTACCGCCTGCCACATTCAGTAG
- the FAM219A gene encoding protein FAM219A isoform X6 has translation MMEEIDRFQDPAAASISDGDCDAREEKQRELARKGSLKNGSMGSPVNQQPKKNNVMARTRLVVPNKGYSSLDQSPDEKPLVALDTDSDDDFDMSRYSSSGYSSAEQINQDLNIQLLKDGYRLDEIPDDEDLDLIPPKSVNPTCMCCQATSSTACHIQ, from the exons GACCCAGCCGCCGCCTCCATCTCAGACGGGGACTGTGACGCCCGGGAGG AGAAGCAGCGGGAGCTGGCCCGGAAGGGCTCCCTGAAGAATGGCAGCATGGGTAGCCCCGTCAACCAGCAACCCAAGAAGAACAATGTCATGGCCCGGACAAG GCTGGTCGTCCCCAATAAAGGCTACTCCTCGCTTGACCAGAGCCCAGATGAGAAGCCACTGGTAGCCCTTGACACGGACAG CGATGATGACTTTGACATGTCCAGATACTCCTCCTCTGGCTACTCCTCTGCTGAG CAGATCAACCAAGATTTGAACATCCAGCTGCTGAAGGATGGCTACCGGTTAGACGAGATCCCTGATGACGAAGACCTGGACCTCATCCCCCCCAAGTCCGTGAACCCCACCTGCATGTGCTGCCAGGCCACGTCCTCTACCGCCTGCCACATTCAGTAG